Proteins encoded within one genomic window of Thermococcus celer Vu 13 = JCM 8558:
- a CDS encoding carbohydrate ABC transporter permease, giving the protein MERRSLLPYLLILPAFAYLLFFVGYPLVQALYLAFTKNGALSLDTVRRTVNNYYFWSALKNTIALAAVIVPIQVALAVVLALLLNKAFKGRDLAIYALVIPLTISDVASGLIWYSMLSPYGFLNKFLMNIGLTSHPIYFFGYQYRTREFFVIVLSEIWRSTAIVFVMILAGLQMISKDYLEAAEVFGANYWTRLRRIVLPLLKPSIQSALIIRTLFAMQIFGVVWILAGRDVPVLAGEGFYQLMEIKDYGVASIYALVIAGLSLLLGILYVKFLKAEYLEVKT; this is encoded by the coding sequence ATGGAGAGAAGGTCCCTCCTCCCATACCTTTTAATTTTGCCTGCGTTCGCCTATCTGTTGTTCTTTGTGGGATACCCCCTGGTTCAGGCCCTTTACCTCGCGTTCACGAAGAACGGTGCCTTATCCCTCGATACCGTCCGCAGGACGGTTAATAACTACTACTTCTGGAGCGCCCTTAAGAACACGATAGCCCTCGCGGCGGTTATAGTCCCCATTCAGGTTGCCCTTGCCGTGGTTCTTGCCCTCCTCTTGAATAAGGCGTTCAAGGGCAGGGATCTGGCGATATACGCCCTTGTGATACCCCTCACGATAAGCGATGTTGCGTCGGGTCTAATATGGTACTCGATGCTCTCCCCCTACGGCTTTCTTAACAAGTTTCTGATGAACATCGGCCTTACGAGTCACCCCATATACTTCTTTGGGTATCAATACCGGACGAGGGAGTTCTTCGTCATCGTGCTCTCCGAGATCTGGAGGTCAACCGCGATAGTCTTCGTCATGATACTGGCCGGCCTTCAGATGATAAGCAAGGACTACCTCGAGGCGGCCGAGGTCTTCGGGGCGAACTACTGGACCAGGCTCAGGAGGATAGTGCTTCCCCTGCTGAAGCCGAGCATCCAGAGCGCCCTGATAATAAGGACCCTCTTCGCGATGCAGATATTCGGTGTCGTGTGGATCCTTGCGGGCAGGGACGTCCCCGTTCTAGCCGGTGAAGGCTTCTATCAGCTCATGGAGATCAAAGACTACGGGGTTGCGTCGATATACGCCCTGGTTATAGCGGGTCTTTCCCTCCTCCTGGGGATACTGTACGTGAAGTTCCTTAAGGCCGAGTACCTGGAGGTGAAGACATGA
- a CDS encoding carbohydrate kinase family protein, with protein sequence MMVSIGEVLIDFIALQEGRLREVRSFERHPGGAPANVAVGLSRLGVESALVSKVGDDPFGDFLLEELRNEGVRTYIPRDGERHTGVVFVQLIGAKPEFILYDGVAYFNLKPGDVDFSVLENAEVVHFGTVLLAREPSRSTLFGILRKLKGKVMLSYDVNLRPDLWRGRNGEMLRDVEEALRLADVVKLGDGELEYLRGNGIEPENFNPWLMAVTSGERGSELVGECCRVRVPAYRVEPLDTTGAGDAFMAALLAGLYHSNLLGKMELDEESLRRIGRFANLVAALSTTRRGAWSVPKMEEIILMREVRGLYQRSSR encoded by the coding sequence ATGATGGTCTCCATCGGCGAGGTCCTCATAGACTTCATAGCGCTCCAGGAGGGGAGGCTGAGGGAGGTGAGATCCTTCGAGAGGCACCCCGGCGGTGCCCCGGCTAACGTGGCGGTCGGCCTCTCGAGGCTCGGCGTTGAGAGCGCGCTGGTGAGCAAGGTCGGCGACGACCCCTTCGGGGACTTTCTGCTTGAGGAGCTCCGCAACGAGGGCGTGAGAACTTACATTCCCCGGGATGGGGAGAGGCACACGGGCGTGGTCTTCGTCCAGCTGATAGGGGCGAAGCCGGAGTTCATACTGTACGACGGCGTTGCCTACTTCAACCTGAAACCGGGGGACGTTGACTTCTCCGTCCTTGAAAACGCCGAGGTTGTTCACTTCGGGACCGTGCTCCTCGCGAGGGAGCCCTCCCGCTCGACGCTCTTCGGGATTTTGCGGAAGCTCAAGGGGAAGGTTATGCTGAGCTACGACGTCAACCTGAGGCCCGACCTCTGGCGCGGAAGAAACGGGGAGATGCTCCGGGACGTTGAGGAGGCCCTCAGACTGGCTGATGTGGTCAAGCTGGGGGACGGTGAGCTGGAGTACCTGAGGGGCAACGGGATTGAGCCGGAGAACTTCAATCCATGGCTGATGGCGGTAACCTCCGGCGAGAGGGGTAGTGAGCTGGTTGGGGAGTGCTGCAGGGTTCGTGTTCCGGCCTACAGGGTTGAGCCCCTCGATACCACGGGCGCGGGGGACGCGTTCATGGCCGCCCTTCTGGCGGGCCTCTATCATTCAAACCTGCTCGGTAAAATGGAACTCGATGAGGAAAGCCTGAGGAGAATCGGCCGCTTTGCCAACCTCGTGGCGGCCCTCTCGACCACCCGCAGGGGGGCGTGGAGCGTTCCAAAGATGGAGGAAATAATATTGATGAGGGAGGTGAGGGGGCTCTACCAGCGCTCCAGCAGGTAG
- a CDS encoding carbohydrate ABC transporter permease, producing the protein MNDETKYALKKVGFYTVIFVVVIWIILPLIVAFLYGFTTKADYYDPNKVIPHHFTTEYVKTLLFTLGAWDGIKNSVIVATLTIIISFILGIPAGYSIAKFIFPGKDTIKLSIVALRMFPIPIMTIPLVVLYIRLHLADTLLGVALAHTAMALPFVVLITSSIFAGVSKEYEEAAMVFGLTRFGSFLRITLPLALPGLAAAAMFTFVMSWNEVFVASVLTLTHRTLPAQILSIMAGSSGGAAPDYYKFAAAFIMTLPSMIFIFFARKYLVTMWGITLK; encoded by the coding sequence ATGAACGACGAGACGAAGTACGCCCTGAAGAAGGTGGGGTTCTACACCGTCATCTTCGTCGTGGTCATATGGATAATCCTTCCCCTGATAGTGGCCTTCCTCTACGGCTTCACAACGAAGGCCGACTACTACGACCCCAACAAGGTGATACCCCACCATTTCACGACCGAGTACGTCAAAACCCTGCTCTTCACGCTCGGCGCATGGGACGGAATAAAAAACAGCGTGATAGTCGCGACCCTGACCATAATCATAAGCTTCATACTCGGCATACCAGCGGGCTATTCGATAGCCAAGTTCATATTCCCGGGAAAGGACACCATAAAGCTCTCAATAGTGGCCCTGAGGATGTTCCCGATCCCCATCATGACGATACCCCTCGTTGTCCTCTACATCAGACTGCACCTTGCGGACACGCTCCTCGGTGTCGCCCTCGCCCACACCGCGATGGCGCTTCCGTTCGTGGTTCTGATAACCTCCAGCATCTTTGCGGGGGTTTCCAAAGAGTACGAGGAGGCGGCGATGGTCTTCGGGCTTACCCGCTTTGGCTCTTTCCTTAGGATAACCCTTCCGCTGGCCCTGCCGGGTCTGGCGGCCGCCGCTATGTTCACGTTCGTGATGTCCTGGAACGAGGTCTTCGTGGCGTCCGTCCTCACCCTGACCCACAGAACCCTTCCCGCCCAGATACTCTCCATAATGGCGGGTTCCAGCGGCGGCGCCGCCCCCGACTACTACAAGTTCGCGGCGGCCTTCATAATGACCCTGCCGTCTATGATATTCATATTCTTCGCCAGAAAGTATCTTGTGACGATGTGGGGTATAACACTCAAGTGA
- a CDS encoding Gfo/Idh/MocA family protein, whose product MKKLNFGVISYAHPHALRFASAIAQGKGTKLVAISGDGSNSDVARAEARRYGARFYGDYEVLLRDENVEAVYIAIETYRHKEIAVRAAEEGKHILLEKPIALNLKDADEVIKAAERAGVKLMLPFNPRFTDPLRKAREMLDAGEIGPLEYAQTISENVKPPIFLQGLDMSWFLDARKSGGGGFMDTAPHGVDSLLWLTGDVPKKVYADIGSKVYGFPVDDIGTAVLEFRNGVLAVLTAGWGNPKGYSYGIEMKYYLVGREGFLDIRTAYPDFTVYQDRAEKIYWDRPDVRGIVDSFTTAVLRDTDVPITGEDARRNLAIILAAYESSRTGRTVRLDL is encoded by the coding sequence ATGAAGAAGCTCAACTTCGGGGTAATAAGTTACGCCCATCCGCACGCCCTCCGTTTTGCTTCAGCGATAGCTCAAGGCAAGGGGACGAAGCTCGTGGCCATTTCCGGCGACGGCTCGAATTCCGACGTCGCCCGGGCGGAGGCGAGGAGGTACGGTGCGAGGTTCTACGGGGACTACGAGGTCCTCCTGAGGGACGAGAATGTGGAGGCGGTCTACATCGCCATAGAGACTTATCGGCATAAGGAGATCGCCGTAAGGGCCGCCGAGGAGGGCAAGCACATCCTCCTTGAGAAGCCGATCGCCCTCAACCTGAAGGACGCGGACGAGGTCATAAAAGCGGCCGAGAGGGCCGGCGTCAAGCTTATGCTGCCCTTCAACCCGCGCTTCACAGACCCCCTGAGAAAGGCCCGGGAAATGCTCGATGCCGGCGAGATAGGCCCCCTCGAGTACGCCCAGACCATCTCCGAGAACGTCAAGCCGCCGATATTCCTCCAGGGGCTTGACATGAGCTGGTTCCTGGACGCGAGGAAATCCGGTGGTGGCGGCTTCATGGACACGGCCCCCCACGGCGTCGACTCCCTTCTCTGGCTGACCGGTGACGTTCCAAAGAAGGTCTACGCGGACATCGGTTCCAAGGTGTACGGCTTCCCCGTGGACGACATCGGAACGGCGGTTCTCGAGTTCAGAAACGGTGTTCTGGCCGTCCTCACCGCCGGCTGGGGCAACCCCAAGGGCTACTCCTACGGCATCGAGATGAAGTACTACCTCGTCGGAAGGGAGGGTTTCCTTGACATAAGAACGGCCTACCCGGATTTCACCGTTTATCAGGACAGGGCTGAAAAGATCTACTGGGACAGGCCCGATGTGAGGGGAATAGTGGACTCATTCACCACGGCCGTTCTCAGGGATACCGACGTTCCAATAACGGGTGAGGACGCCAGGAGGAACCTCGCGATAATCCTCGCCGCCTACGAGTCCTCCCGGACGGGGAGAACGGTGAGGCTCGACCTCTAA
- a CDS encoding TrmB family transcriptional regulator, with protein MDEREIKSLLKELGLNEYEVRAYLTLIRNGPLTAGELATLSKVPQPRIYDVIRTLMAKGFVTTSEGRPKQVVPINPNNVMNAMKRRYTEKIDALKTALEKLYTPKGEIGSVTVVKSRITLEDYIRQAIKRSRFHLSIAVPHELLGGLENDLMKRKDSIRVNLFVYGGEDVPPLATEIRVREVPDPIIVIQDREMGVYLPYEALTTGNSLHGYGLVIQDNNLLFMLDRYFYHALWPTGRVVYRENKPLSLPKEYIHIRELVSDLREFKLQNPCVEVFGRFVRSGKPVHLVGKIVDFYEDEGKVISNVTVETEDGKRYVVGGWNASLEDIEADRIVLFG; from the coding sequence ATGGACGAGAGGGAGATAAAGTCCCTGCTCAAGGAACTCGGGCTGAACGAGTACGAGGTTAGGGCATACCTTACCCTTATCAGAAACGGTCCCCTAACGGCGGGAGAACTGGCGACGCTCTCCAAGGTTCCCCAGCCCAGGATATACGACGTGATAAGGACGCTGATGGCGAAGGGCTTCGTGACTACGAGTGAGGGGCGGCCGAAGCAGGTCGTTCCAATCAATCCAAACAACGTCATGAACGCCATGAAGAGGCGCTACACCGAAAAAATAGACGCCCTTAAAACGGCCCTGGAAAAGCTATACACCCCAAAGGGAGAAATCGGGAGCGTCACGGTCGTTAAGAGCAGGATAACCCTCGAGGATTACATCCGGCAGGCCATAAAGAGGAGCAGATTCCATCTCAGCATTGCGGTTCCCCATGAACTTCTCGGGGGGCTCGAGAACGACCTCATGAAGAGGAAGGATTCCATCAGGGTAAACCTCTTCGTCTACGGCGGGGAGGATGTACCGCCCCTTGCGACGGAGATCCGTGTGCGCGAGGTTCCCGACCCCATAATCGTGATCCAGGACAGGGAGATGGGGGTTTACCTGCCCTACGAGGCCCTGACAACAGGTAACTCCCTCCACGGCTATGGACTGGTAATCCAAGACAACAACCTCCTCTTCATGCTCGACCGCTACTTCTACCACGCCCTCTGGCCCACCGGAAGGGTCGTTTACAGGGAGAACAAACCCCTCAGCCTCCCGAAGGAGTACATACACATAAGGGAGCTCGTCTCCGACCTTAGGGAGTTTAAGCTCCAGAACCCCTGTGTGGAGGTCTTCGGTCGCTTCGTTAGATCGGGGAAGCCGGTTCATCTCGTGGGGAAAATCGTGGACTTCTACGAGGACGAGGGCAAGGTCATCTCAAACGTCACCGTGGAGACGGAGGACGGCAAGAGGTACGTCGTGGGCGGCTGGAACGCCTCCCTCGAGGACATCGAGGCCGATCGCATCGTTCTATTCGGGTAA
- a CDS encoding Gfo/Idh/MocA family protein, producing the protein MSMKLRVGVIGCGNIFNLAHKRALKEIEGIKVVACMDIDTTRAREGAKALGAKAFTNLDEFLDLDLDVVEVLTPTYSHAELAVSALRAGKHVIVEKPIALTVEEGERMIRTAEKEGLHLFVGHVRRFDKRWIQMKEVIEKRNVLPVHIRKAEVQNLPFPKDYWYWDERKSGGVAVDLGVHVTDFLRWFFESEPVSVYAVGKAIKEEARANGTFDHFFMMIRFEGEKTGIAEVSWAYPYPARYGVFYHHVDIIGKNGRIRYTPMDTPVVGVAKANFEMPRFSPLLSTFPDAFERELRHFFNCIKGKEEPVVTAEDALIALKIAEKAKESARKGEVVEI; encoded by the coding sequence ATGTCCATGAAGCTGAGGGTGGGAGTGATAGGCTGCGGGAACATATTCAACCTCGCCCACAAGAGGGCACTGAAAGAGATAGAGGGCATTAAGGTCGTTGCGTGCATGGATATAGACACCACCAGGGCCCGGGAAGGCGCTAAGGCCCTCGGGGCGAAGGCTTTCACGAACCTCGACGAGTTCCTTGACCTCGACCTCGACGTCGTTGAGGTGCTGACCCCGACGTACAGCCACGCTGAGCTTGCCGTCTCTGCCCTCAGGGCGGGGAAGCACGTGATAGTCGAGAAGCCGATAGCACTAACCGTCGAAGAGGGCGAGAGGATGATAAGGACCGCGGAGAAAGAGGGCTTGCACCTCTTCGTTGGCCACGTGAGGCGCTTTGATAAGAGATGGATTCAGATGAAGGAGGTCATAGAGAAGCGCAACGTCCTTCCGGTTCACATCAGGAAGGCCGAGGTTCAGAACCTTCCCTTCCCGAAGGACTACTGGTACTGGGATGAAAGGAAAAGCGGCGGCGTCGCCGTCGACCTCGGCGTTCACGTCACCGACTTCCTGCGCTGGTTCTTCGAGAGCGAACCGGTGAGCGTCTACGCCGTTGGCAAGGCGATAAAGGAAGAGGCAAGGGCAAACGGAACCTTTGACCACTTCTTCATGATGATAAGGTTTGAGGGTGAAAAGACGGGCATAGCCGAGGTCAGCTGGGCTTACCCGTATCCAGCGCGCTACGGTGTGTTCTACCACCACGTGGACATTATCGGGAAGAACGGCAGGATACGTTATACCCCTATGGACACCCCCGTCGTCGGCGTCGCCAAGGCCAACTTCGAGATGCCCCGCTTCTCACCGCTTCTCTCGACGTTCCCAGATGCCTTCGAGCGCGAGCTGAGGCACTTCTTCAACTGCATCAAGGGGAAAGAAGAACCGGTGGTTACGGCTGAAGATGCCCTTATTGCGCTGAAGATCGCCGAGAAGGCCAAGGAGAGCGCCCGGAAGGGGGAGGTGGTTGAGATATGA
- a CDS encoding glycosyltransferase family 2 protein encodes MRVVVGIPSYNNAGTISFVVKQAAEGLRKYFGGGIVVNADGGSTDGTREAVLKTEVPAGVEVHSFVYRWPIPGKGSAMKELMEFALGRDADAIVFVDSDLRSITPEWIDRLARPIEEGYDFVAPLYIRHKWDGTITNNIAYPMTASLYGRNVRQPIGGDFGIGRKLMEAYLEDEEVWKTHVARFGVDIFLTTTAIARGFKVTQAALGMKIHDPKDPAASLGPMFNQVVGTLFMLMEKYEDRWKDVRSIEPVPVFGELEKGEPEPVRVTLELLEERAKELFTEHEAVLRKALSRETLEGVKEALRTFEFDDELWSHVLYDGAVAYKEGILSEAEPLVPLYFAKTADFVRKTAEMSTLEAEKLIEKRAKVFLEEKDYLLERW; translated from the coding sequence ATGAGGGTCGTCGTTGGAATTCCAAGCTACAACAACGCGGGAACCATCTCTTTCGTCGTTAAACAGGCCGCCGAAGGGCTGAGGAAGTACTTCGGCGGGGGAATCGTCGTCAACGCCGACGGTGGAAGCACCGACGGGACGAGGGAAGCCGTGTTGAAAACGGAAGTCCCGGCCGGTGTTGAGGTTCACAGTTTCGTTTACAGGTGGCCCATCCCGGGCAAGGGCAGCGCCATGAAGGAGCTGATGGAGTTCGCCCTCGGAAGGGACGCCGATGCAATAGTGTTCGTGGACAGTGACCTGAGGAGCATAACCCCTGAGTGGATAGACCGCCTCGCCCGACCCATCGAGGAGGGGTACGACTTCGTGGCACCGCTCTACATAAGGCACAAGTGGGACGGCACGATAACCAACAACATAGCCTACCCGATGACCGCCTCGCTCTACGGCAGGAACGTCAGACAGCCGATAGGGGGCGACTTCGGGATAGGAAGGAAGCTCATGGAGGCCTACCTCGAGGACGAGGAGGTCTGGAAGACCCACGTGGCGCGCTTCGGCGTCGACATATTCCTGACCACGACGGCCATAGCGAGGGGCTTTAAGGTGACCCAGGCGGCTCTCGGCATGAAGATACACGACCCCAAGGACCCGGCCGCGTCGCTGGGCCCCATGTTCAACCAGGTCGTCGGAACGCTCTTCATGCTGATGGAGAAATACGAGGATAGATGGAAGGACGTGAGGAGCATAGAGCCCGTTCCTGTCTTCGGGGAGCTGGAGAAGGGCGAGCCGGAGCCGGTGAGGGTGACGCTGGAGCTCCTGGAGGAGAGGGCAAAGGAGCTCTTCACCGAGCACGAGGCCGTTCTTAGAAAGGCCCTGAGCCGGGAGACACTCGAGGGGGTGAAGGAAGCCCTGAGAACCTTCGAGTTCGACGACGAACTCTGGAGCCACGTCCTCTACGACGGGGCGGTGGCCTACAAGGAAGGAATCCTCAGCGAGGCCGAACCCCTTGTCCCGCTCTACTTCGCCAAGACTGCTGATTTCGTCAGGAAAACCGCGGAGATGAGCACGCTCGAGGCGGAAAAGCTGATAGAGAAGAGGGCAAAGGTCTTCCTCGAGGAGAAGGACTACCTGCTGGAGCGCTGGTAG
- a CDS encoding ABC transporter substrate-binding protein → MKRLFGLLLVVVVVFGVVASGCISGGGETTSETGTSKTTTATEKVTLTWLSTQLTPPEERAFVQQTLLKGFTDETGINVNFVPVSYTDMVTRLDAEEKTGKVTIDVVGDLHGGMDYMASKGWLMDLSGMPKLEGRTFIGTFEKYSVINGKKVYVPWMSATYVMVVNKEAFKYLPDGLTEDDVMKGTDKWTYDAFLAWAKKLKDSTGQPQVGFPAGPKGLFVRFLHGYIYPSYTGYQAKEFDSPDAVTMWNYLKELWPYVHPSSTTWDAMSDPLLKGEVLIAWDHTARIKDAITTKPDQFVVVPVPRGPKGRGFIVVLAGLAIPNNAPHKDEAWKLIDYLTKPETQIKVLEKVGFFPTVKEASGKLPEGPLKILAEGVTAQSSTSDALVAMIPNLGSKGGDFKDIYRTAFERIVLNGEDPAKVTSELKPKLIGLFTEAGVEVP, encoded by the coding sequence ATGAAGAGACTGTTTGGGCTTTTGCTGGTCGTCGTTGTGGTTTTTGGAGTGGTGGCCAGCGGATGCATAAGCGGTGGGGGAGAGACCACCAGTGAAACCGGCACGAGCAAAACGACCACTGCGACCGAGAAAGTAACCTTGACCTGGCTTTCAACCCAGCTGACCCCGCCCGAGGAAAGGGCCTTCGTCCAGCAGACCCTGCTGAAGGGCTTCACGGACGAGACAGGTATAAATGTTAACTTCGTCCCGGTCTCGTACACGGACATGGTTACGAGGCTCGATGCAGAGGAGAAAACGGGGAAGGTAACCATCGACGTCGTGGGTGACCTTCACGGCGGTATGGACTACATGGCATCCAAAGGCTGGCTGATGGACCTGAGCGGCATGCCCAAGCTCGAGGGCAGGACCTTCATAGGCACCTTCGAGAAGTACTCCGTCATTAACGGAAAGAAGGTCTACGTTCCATGGATGAGCGCCACCTACGTTATGGTGGTCAACAAGGAGGCTTTCAAGTACCTCCCCGACGGACTTACAGAGGATGACGTCATGAAGGGAACCGACAAGTGGACCTACGACGCCTTCCTGGCGTGGGCCAAGAAGCTCAAAGATTCCACGGGCCAGCCACAGGTGGGCTTCCCGGCCGGGCCGAAGGGACTCTTCGTCAGGTTCCTCCACGGCTACATCTACCCGAGCTACACGGGCTACCAGGCCAAGGAGTTCGACAGCCCGGACGCCGTTACGATGTGGAACTACCTCAAGGAGCTCTGGCCCTACGTCCACCCGTCGAGCACCACCTGGGACGCGATGAGCGACCCGCTCCTCAAGGGAGAGGTTCTCATAGCCTGGGACCACACGGCGAGGATTAAAGACGCCATAACCACGAAGCCCGACCAGTTCGTTGTCGTCCCGGTCCCAAGGGGACCCAAGGGAAGGGGCTTCATCGTCGTTCTCGCGGGCCTCGCCATACCCAATAACGCCCCGCACAAGGACGAGGCGTGGAAGCTCATAGACTACCTCACCAAGCCGGAGACCCAGATTAAGGTTCTGGAGAAGGTCGGTTTCTTCCCGACCGTCAAGGAAGCGAGTGGAAAACTGCCCGAGGGACCGCTTAAGATACTCGCCGAGGGCGTTACGGCTCAGTCGAGCACCTCCGACGCGTTAGTGGCCATGATTCCGAACCTCGGGTCAAAGGGTGGTGACTTCAAGGACATCTACAGAACGGCATTCGAGAGGATAGTTCTCAACGGAGAGGACCCGGCGAAGGTCACGAGCGAGCTCAAACCGAAGCTCATAGGCCTCTTCACCGAGGCCGGCGTGGAAGTTCCATGA
- a CDS encoding ABC transporter ATP-binding protein, with translation MVEVKLDRITKRFGNFEAVKELTLSIRDGEFLVLLGPSGCGKTTTLRMISGLETPTEGRIYFGDRDVTYLPPKDRNISMVFQSYAVWPHMKVFDNIAFPLKVKKYPEDEIRQRVKWAAELLQIEALLDRYPAQLSGGQRQRVAVARAIVVEPDVLLMDEPLSNLDAKLRVTMRAEIKKLQTKLGVTTIYVTHDQVEAMTMGDRIAVMNQGRLLQVGPPTEVYLKPNSLFVATFIGAPEMNILDASLVENGGIALEGDGFRIPLPGDLREVLGDYIGKEVLVGIRPEHMTVKGVSRLEHVTRSAEIEGVVDFIEALGTDTIVHAKVGGNIIKIKLPGHIPIPLGEKIKIEVDLDNLHVFDRSTEKAII, from the coding sequence ATGGTGGAGGTTAAGCTCGATAGGATAACGAAAAGGTTCGGTAACTTCGAGGCGGTTAAGGAGTTAACCCTCTCGATAAGGGATGGGGAGTTCCTCGTGCTCCTCGGGCCGAGCGGTTGCGGAAAGACGACAACTTTGAGGATGATATCCGGCCTTGAGACGCCCACGGAGGGGAGGATATACTTCGGTGACAGGGACGTTACCTACCTGCCCCCCAAGGACCGGAACATCTCTATGGTCTTCCAGAGCTACGCCGTGTGGCCCCATATGAAGGTCTTTGACAACATAGCCTTCCCCCTCAAGGTGAAGAAGTACCCCGAGGACGAGATAAGGCAGCGCGTCAAGTGGGCCGCGGAACTGCTCCAGATAGAGGCCCTGCTCGATCGCTACCCGGCCCAGCTCAGCGGAGGTCAGAGGCAGCGCGTCGCCGTCGCGAGGGCGATAGTGGTAGAGCCCGACGTTCTGCTGATGGATGAGCCCCTGAGCAACCTCGACGCGAAGCTAAGGGTTACGATGCGTGCGGAGATAAAGAAGCTCCAGACGAAGCTGGGCGTTACGACGATTTACGTCACCCACGACCAGGTCGAGGCAATGACGATGGGCGACAGGATAGCGGTTATGAACCAGGGTAGGTTACTTCAGGTGGGGCCCCCGACGGAGGTCTACCTCAAGCCCAACTCCCTCTTCGTGGCGACCTTCATAGGCGCCCCCGAGATGAACATCCTCGATGCCAGCCTCGTTGAGAACGGGGGAATAGCCCTCGAGGGCGACGGTTTCAGGATTCCCCTGCCAGGGGACCTCAGGGAGGTTCTGGGCGATTACATCGGGAAGGAAGTGCTGGTGGGTATAAGGCCCGAGCACATGACGGTTAAGGGCGTATCCCGGCTGGAGCACGTCACGAGGAGCGCCGAGATCGAAGGGGTCGTCGACTTCATAGAGGCCCTCGGAACGGACACCATAGTGCACGCTAAGGTCGGAGGGAACATCATCAAGATAAAGCTCCCCGGCCACATACCCATACCCCTCGGGGAAAAGATTAAAATAGAGGTTGACCTTGACAACCTCCACGTCTTCGACAGGAGCACCGAGAAAGCGATAATCTGA